One window of Salegentibacter sp. Hel_I_6 genomic DNA carries:
- a CDS encoding PglZ domain-containing protein, with translation MNKIKILWVDDEIDLLKPHILFLESKDYEVVTSQSGTEALEQIEEESFDIVFLDENMPGLTGLETLAEIKEKRENLPIVMITKSEEEYIMEEAIGSKIADYLIKPVNPNQILLSIKKNLDHSRLVSEKTTSSYQQEFRKIAMELSQVNSFEEWAELYQKLIYWELQLEGLEDSGMFEILESQKNEANTQFCKFIDKNYPEWFEKGGDAPIMSHTIFKEKVIPEISNEQPTLLVVVDNLRYDQWKALEPVISNYYKKEKEEPYYSILPTATQYARNAMFSGLMPADMEKRFPQYWKNDTDEGGKNNHEAEFLNEQLKRLGKTYKHEYHKITSLKAGKKLAENFKKQKDNDLTVVVYNFVDMLSHSKTEMEVIKELASNDKSYRSLTHSWFKNSPLLDIIQQARQLGFKLILTTDHGTINAKNPSKVIGDKNTSLNLRYKTGKSLTYEDKDVLAATDPKSIHLPSINMSSSFIFAKGDLFFAYPNNFNHYVSYYRNTYQHGGVSLEEMIIPFVVMNPK, from the coding sequence ATGAATAAGATAAAAATACTTTGGGTAGATGATGAAATAGATTTACTGAAACCTCATATTTTGTTTCTGGAATCTAAAGATTATGAAGTTGTAACCAGCCAAAGCGGGACTGAAGCTTTAGAACAAATAGAAGAAGAGAGTTTTGATATTGTATTCCTGGACGAAAATATGCCGGGACTTACCGGCCTGGAAACGCTTGCAGAGATTAAAGAGAAAAGGGAAAACCTTCCTATTGTAATGATTACAAAAAGTGAGGAAGAATATATTATGGAGGAAGCTATTGGTAGTAAAATAGCCGATTATCTTATTAAACCGGTTAATCCAAATCAAATTCTGTTGAGTATTAAAAAGAACCTGGATCATTCCCGTTTGGTTTCTGAAAAAACTACTTCCAGCTATCAGCAGGAATTTAGAAAAATTGCGATGGAACTAAGCCAGGTTAATTCTTTTGAAGAATGGGCAGAGCTTTACCAGAAATTAATTTACTGGGAACTTCAACTTGAAGGTCTTGAAGATAGTGGGATGTTTGAAATTCTGGAATCTCAAAAGAACGAAGCAAATACGCAATTTTGCAAGTTTATTGATAAAAATTATCCGGAGTGGTTTGAAAAAGGTGGAGATGCACCAATAATGTCGCACACTATTTTTAAGGAGAAAGTAATTCCGGAAATTAGCAACGAACAACCTACTTTACTTGTTGTTGTAGATAATTTAAGATACGACCAGTGGAAGGCCCTGGAACCAGTGATATCAAATTATTACAAAAAGGAAAAAGAGGAACCTTATTACAGTATTTTACCCACCGCCACGCAATATGCTCGTAATGCAATGTTTTCGGGTTTAATGCCCGCCGATATGGAAAAAAGATTTCCGCAGTATTGGAAAAACGATACTGATGAAGGCGGAAAAAACAATCATGAAGCCGAGTTTTTAAATGAACAGCTGAAGAGACTTGGAAAAACTTATAAGCACGAATATCATAAAATCACCAGTTTAAAAGCAGGAAAGAAATTAGCCGAGAACTTTAAAAAACAAAAGGACAATGACCTTACGGTAGTCGTTTACAATTTTGTAGATATGCTTTCCCACTCCAAAACAGAGATGGAAGTAATTAAAGAGCTTGCTTCTAACGATAAGTCATATAGATCACTTACTCATAGTTGGTTTAAGAACTCGCCTTTACTTGATATTATTCAGCAGGCGAGACAACTTGGGTTTAAATTGATCCTAACTACAGATCACGGTACTATTAATGCTAAAAATCCTTCTAAAGTAATTGGTGATAAAAACACCAGTTTAAATCTTAGATATAAAACCGGAAAAAGCCTTACGTATGAAGATAAAGATGTTTTAGCGGCGACCGATCCTAAAAGTATTCACCTTCCCAGTATAAATATGAGTAGCTCCTTTATATTTGCGAAAGGCGATCTCTTTTTTGCTTATCCTAATAATTTTAATCATTATGTAAGCTACTACCGTAACACTTATCAGCACGGTGGTGTTTCCCTGGAAGAAATGATTATTCCTTTTGTAGTAATGAATCCAAAATAG
- a CDS encoding HD domain-containing protein, with the protein MASTNKLKILNDPIYGFITIPSERIFSIIEHPYFQRLRRISQMGMSYMVYPGAHHTRFHHAIGCVHLMQKAVQILRHKGVVISEAEEEALQIAILLHDIGHGPFSHAMEHSIVEGVDHESISLLFMEEMNRDFNQSLTLALQIFRGTYNRRFLNQLITSQLDMDRLDYLKRDSFYTGAAEGNINSERLITMLNVVNDDLVIEEKGIYSVEKFLVARRLMYWQVYLHKTSLVAEQLLIRVLKRAKELIEKGETLNASKPLLYFLQHKIGPENFTSETLAIFARLDDYDIISAMKEWQDHDDFVLSNLCSMIINRDLLKVKIKRKKPSAEKLEKHRLALQKKENITAKEADYFVFSGEVTNTAYKSENNNINILHKNGKISDVAKASDQLNLKALSKTVVKYYMCYPKTKH; encoded by the coding sequence TTGGCTTCAACTAACAAACTTAAAATACTAAACGACCCAATTTACGGATTTATTACCATCCCCAGTGAGCGAATCTTTAGTATTATTGAGCATCCTTACTTTCAACGTCTTCGTAGAATTTCCCAAATGGGAATGTCTTATATGGTATATCCCGGGGCTCATCACACCAGGTTTCATCACGCCATTGGTTGTGTTCATTTAATGCAGAAAGCAGTGCAAATACTTCGGCATAAAGGGGTTGTGATTTCTGAAGCCGAAGAAGAAGCCTTGCAAATTGCAATTTTATTACATGATATAGGCCATGGGCCGTTCTCGCACGCGATGGAACACAGCATAGTAGAAGGCGTTGATCACGAAAGTATTTCATTGCTTTTTATGGAAGAAATGAACCGTGACTTTAACCAAAGTTTAACGCTGGCCCTTCAGATTTTCCGTGGAACCTATAATCGAAGATTTTTAAATCAGTTAATCACCAGCCAGCTGGATATGGATCGTCTCGATTATTTAAAAAGGGATAGTTTTTATACCGGTGCTGCTGAAGGAAATATAAATAGCGAACGTTTAATTACCATGCTAAACGTGGTAAATGACGATTTGGTAATTGAAGAAAAAGGAATTTATTCTGTAGAAAAATTTTTAGTCGCCAGGAGGTTAATGTATTGGCAGGTATATCTTCACAAAACCAGTTTGGTAGCTGAGCAGCTTTTAATTAGGGTCTTAAAACGCGCTAAAGAGCTTATTGAAAAAGGGGAAACATTAAATGCCAGTAAACCACTTTTATATTTTCTTCAGCATAAAATAGGACCTGAAAATTTTACTTCAGAAACCTTAGCGATTTTTGCACGTTTAGACGATTATGATATTATTTCAGCAATGAAAGAGTGGCAGGATCACGATGATTTTGTTTTGAGTAATTTGTGTAGTATGATAATTAACCGGGATCTTTTAAAAGTGAAAATTAAACGGAAAAAACCATCAGCTGAAAAACTTGAAAAACACCGATTAGCGCTTCAGAAGAAGGAAAATATTACTGCTAAGGAAGCCGATTATTTTGTTTTTAGTGGTGAAGTGACCAACACCGCTTATAAAAGTGAAAATAATAATATAAATATTTTACATAAAAACGGAAAGATTAGTGATGTTGCTAAAGCATCAGACCAATTAAATTTAAAAGCGCTTTCAAAAACGGTGGTTAAGTATTATATGTGCTACCCGAAGACCAAACATTAA
- the lpxD gene encoding UDP-3-O-(3-hydroxymyristoyl)glucosamine N-acyltransferase: MKFTAAQIAEILDGEIEGNPEVEVSELAKIEEGGEGSLTFLSNPKYISYIYTTQASITIVNNDFKAEEPITTTLIKVKDAYKAFSKLLEYYNQIKLNKKGIEQPSFVSDSAEFGENLYLGAFAYIGENVKIGDNVKIYPNAYIGDNVKIANDVIIFPGVKVYSETIIGNNCVLHSGAIIGADGFGFSPGDDGKYSKVPQIGNVIIEDNVDIGAGTTIDRATLGSTIIREGVKLDNQIQIAHNVEIGSNTAIAAQTGIAGSTKIGKNCLIGGQAGIAGHLQIGDRVKIQAQSGIGRNVKDDEMLQGSPAFGYGDFAKSYVHFKNLPKSIDTLNQLEKKINNGL, encoded by the coding sequence ATGAAATTTACAGCAGCACAAATAGCAGAGATTCTCGACGGAGAGATTGAGGGCAATCCCGAGGTCGAAGTATCTGAATTAGCTAAAATAGAGGAAGGCGGGGAAGGTTCCCTTACTTTTCTAAGTAACCCGAAATACATTTCTTATATATATACTACCCAGGCTTCAATAACCATTGTAAATAATGATTTTAAAGCTGAAGAACCTATAACTACTACTTTAATAAAAGTTAAGGATGCTTATAAGGCATTTTCTAAATTACTTGAGTATTATAATCAAATAAAGCTAAATAAAAAGGGAATTGAACAGCCCAGTTTTGTTTCAGATTCAGCTGAATTTGGAGAAAACCTCTATTTAGGAGCCTTTGCTTACATTGGTGAAAATGTAAAAATTGGAGATAATGTAAAGATTTATCCTAATGCTTATATAGGTGACAATGTAAAAATAGCCAACGACGTTATAATTTTTCCTGGAGTAAAAGTCTATTCAGAAACAATTATTGGAAATAACTGCGTTTTACATAGTGGAGCAATAATTGGTGCCGATGGATTCGGTTTTAGCCCCGGTGATGATGGAAAATATTCTAAAGTTCCACAAATTGGAAATGTGATTATTGAAGATAATGTAGACATTGGAGCAGGCACAACTATAGATAGAGCTACTTTAGGATCTACGATAATAAGAGAAGGAGTGAAACTGGATAATCAAATTCAGATCGCCCATAATGTTGAAATAGGCTCTAATACAGCCATAGCAGCGCAAACCGGAATCGCGGGTTCTACCAAAATAGGCAAGAACTGTCTTATTGGAGGTCAGGCCGGGATTGCAGGGCATTTACAAATAGGAGATCGGGTTAAAATACAGGCACAATCTGGAATAGGCCGAAATGTGAAAGATGATGAAATGTTGCAGGGTTCACCTGCATTTGGTTATGGAGATTTCGCCAAATCTTATGTTCATTTTAAAAACTTACCTAAATCTATAGATACACTTAACCAATTAGAAAAAAAGATTAACAATGGCTTATAA
- a CDS encoding bifunctional UDP-3-O-[3-hydroxymyristoyl] N-acetylglucosamine deacetylase/3-hydroxyacyl-ACP dehydratase, with the protein MAYKQAKQHTIDQEISLEGVGLHTGQKVKMTFKPASENTGYVFKRIDLEGAPEIEADVSYVVNTQRGTNLEKNGVKIQTSEHVLAACVGLDIDNIIIELNASEPPIMDGSSKFFVEALEKAGVVAQEAEREEFIVDEVITYHDDESGSEIIVMPADEYQVTTMVDFGTKVLGTQNASISHLSQFKDEISNARTFSFLHELEALLDHGLIKGGDLNNAIVYVDKEINEDTLQKLRAAFKRDNIAVKQNGILDNLTLHYPNEAARHKLLDVMGDLALVGTRIRGKVIANKPGHHVNTQFAKKLAKIIKAEKRNNVPKIDFDQKPLMDVTDIMDILPHRSPFLLVDKIYSCTDTCVIGLKNVTMNEPFFVGHFPGKPVMPGVLQVEAMAQTGGILALKSVPDPENYLTYFMKIDNVRFKQQVVPGDTLIFKLELLAPIRRGICQMQGYAYVNGKLATEAVLMAQIVKSK; encoded by the coding sequence ATGGCTTATAAACAGGCGAAACAACATACCATAGATCAGGAGATTTCCCTTGAAGGAGTTGGGCTGCATACCGGTCAAAAAGTTAAAATGACTTTTAAACCTGCTTCAGAAAATACCGGTTATGTTTTCAAAAGAATAGACCTTGAAGGAGCACCCGAGATTGAAGCAGATGTAAGTTACGTGGTAAATACACAACGCGGAACCAATCTTGAAAAAAATGGCGTGAAAATTCAAACTTCAGAACACGTTCTTGCAGCCTGTGTTGGTTTGGATATAGATAATATTATTATTGAATTAAATGCTTCTGAACCTCCAATAATGGATGGTTCATCAAAATTCTTTGTAGAAGCTCTAGAAAAAGCAGGAGTCGTTGCCCAGGAAGCTGAGCGTGAAGAATTTATTGTAGATGAAGTAATTACCTATCATGACGATGAAAGCGGAAGTGAAATTATCGTTATGCCGGCCGATGAGTACCAGGTCACTACCATGGTAGATTTCGGTACCAAGGTTTTGGGCACGCAAAATGCTTCAATTTCTCATTTATCACAGTTTAAAGATGAAATATCCAATGCGAGAACTTTCAGCTTTTTACACGAATTAGAAGCTTTATTAGATCACGGATTGATAAAGGGAGGCGACTTAAACAATGCTATTGTTTATGTAGATAAAGAAATAAACGAGGATACCTTACAAAAACTTCGGGCAGCCTTTAAAAGAGATAATATTGCCGTTAAGCAAAACGGAATCCTGGATAATCTTACTTTACATTACCCTAATGAAGCAGCAAGACATAAACTTCTTGATGTTATGGGAGATCTTGCTTTAGTAGGAACACGAATTCGAGGAAAAGTGATTGCCAATAAACCGGGACATCATGTAAATACCCAGTTTGCCAAAAAATTGGCCAAAATAATTAAAGCTGAAAAAAGGAATAATGTACCCAAGATAGATTTTGATCAAAAGCCTTTGATGGATGTGACTGATATTATGGATATTTTACCACATCGCTCACCGTTTTTATTGGTAGACAAAATTTATAGTTGTACAGATACATGCGTGATTGGTTTAAAGAACGTAACCATGAACGAGCCTTTTTTTGTTGGTCATTTCCCGGGAAAACCGGTAATGCCAGGAGTGCTTCAGGTAGAAGCTATGGCGCAAACTGGTGGAATCCTTGCTTTAAAATCTGTTCCAGATCCAGAAAATTATCTTACTTATTTTATGAAAATAGATAATGTAAGATTTAAACAACAGGTAGTACCTGGAGATACTTTAATATTCAAATTAGAATTACTGGCGCCTATTCGCAGAGGTATTTGCCAAATGCAGGGTTATGCCTATGTAAATGGTAAATTAGCTACCGAAGCGGTACTTATGGCGCAAATTGTAAAATCAAAATAA